The genomic interval ACTGTTTGCCAAATCAAAATTTCTCCAGCATCCAAAATTCCTCTTCAACCGAGCCAGTTCCAGCATCCCCTTCTGGTTGAGGAACTACTCTCCTTAATCAAGCAACAAATTTACAAAGCCACACCTGAAATTTACCTGTGGATGGATGGAACTCCAGTAGAATGGCTCCAAGGTAGACAAGATTGGAAAGAGGGAACCCTACACCTCAAATTGGGTCTGGAGTTCATGCCTGATGTACACCTATGCCTTTCTTAAAACCCCTGCTGAGCCGCTGGAACTCCCAATTGGAATAGAGAATCCAGTGCAAGTGGTTAATCAGAATGGAATTGCTGCGGTGGTTGAGCCAGATTTGATTTTGGATGGGCTGAGAGATGATACAGCTTTGATGCAGGCCGTACTGTCCCACGATCGGGTAATTCGCGAGCTATTTTTGCAAACAACCATCCTGCCACTACGGTTTGGTACCAGTTTTATTTCTTTACAGGGGTTGCTAACCCATTTGGATGCAAATCAGCCAACCTATTTAGAAAAACTGACTCAATTTGAAGGAAAAGCCGAATACCCGCTTAAATTTATTCCCCTGAGTTTACCGGAAATCCCAATCTCATCTGAGATGAAGGGAAAAGAATACTTCCTGGCAAAGAAAAACCAGTACCAAACCCAGTTAGAACATCAAAAACAGCAGCAAGATGAGGTTAATGCCACTCTTCGCATGATTGCCCAAGCCTATTCCCAATTTGTTACCAGTGAAGCCCAATCTGAGGTTGAAACCATCTACCTACTCAGCGATCGCCAGAAAGAATCTCAGCTTCATCAAGCTTTTCGAATCTGGCAGGAGCAGTGCCCTAGCTGGCAAATGACGT from Kovacikia minuta CCNUW1 carries:
- a CDS encoding GvpL/GvpF family gas vesicle protein, translated to MYTYAFLKTPAEPLELPIGIENPVQVVNQNGIAAVVEPDLILDGLRDDTALMQAVLSHDRVIRELFLQTTILPLRFGTSFISLQGLLTHLDANQPTYLEKLTQFEGKAEYPLKFIPLSLPEIPISSEMKGKEYFLAKKNQYQTQLEHQKQQQDEVNATLRMIAQAYSQFVTSEAQSEVETIYLLSDRQKESQLHQAFRIWQEQCPSWQMTLGEALPPYHFLSD